From Phalacrocorax carbo chromosome 25, bPhaCar2.1, whole genome shotgun sequence:
TCACACACCCGTCGCTGTTCCCAGGTCATGCCTACAGGTACTGCAGCGCCTACGGGAGCTGGGCCATGGCTCTCAGCATCAACAAGACATGGGCCAATTACACCGAATGCGCTCTGCTCTTCTCCTCCGAGAGCCGGAGCCGCGAGAAGGTGACCTTGCTCATCGGAGGTGCTGGGGAAAGGGGTTGGGATGGGGGCCAGGGAAACATGCAGCAAAGGCAGTGGGAATTGCCGGGAGCAGGGGGCTGGCTCTTCCCCCTCCGCTCCCCAAGCAAGCCCTGCTCCTCCTGTGCTCTCAGCCCAGAGGCTGGGGGGGGCCTGGGCTGCAGAGCGATTGCGGAGCACAGCCCTTCTCTTCCAGGAGGTGTTTGACCGCCTGCACCTGATGTACACCATCGGCTACTCCATCTCCCTGGCCTCCCTCATTGTTGCTGTCTGCATCCTCTCGTACTTCAAGTAAGGAGGAGCTGAACCCCCATACCCACGTGGGGGAGAACTGTCTTCTCCCCATTGCCTGCACACACGACCCTGGAGGGGGAGCAGCCCCTCAGGGAACAGGAACTGGCCCCAAGCCCCAGCACAAACATCAGATGATTTCCCAAAGCCACCCCCCCTTCACGTGACCGGTACAACAAGCTCCCCGTCCACCCCACCCTGCTCTTGAAGGGGTTGACACCCCACTTTGCCCCAGATCTGGCTTCTGTGCCCATGGGAGTGCTGACACCTTGAAGCTCACCTTCTCTGGGGCCCCCCATTGCCTGAGCCCACATGTGATGAGCTTGGGGCTGGGCTCGTGTCGCACCCCTTCTCCGTAGGCGCCTGCACTGCACACGCAACTACATCCACGTCCACCTCTTCACCTCCTTCATCTGCCGGGCGGTGAGCATCTTCGTGAAGGACGTGGTGCTCTACTCAGGCACACTGGCCAGCGAGACCGAAAAGATGCGGGAGGACGACTTCAAGGCAGAAATGGGTCCCTCACCGGGACAACGGAGCCACCTGGCAAGTGGCACACTGAGACGGGAGGCAGAACCAGGGGAAAGGGGGATTTAGGAGCCGTGGTGCAAGGGGGTGTGCTTGGGACCCTCCCAGAACggggctgtgctgctcaggggTAATACAGTTGTGGGGGGGATGAAGGGCCGCCTACAGCTCTGCCCAGCTTCTCCCCATCCTGGTCCCACAGTAGAGCTCAGAGCCACAGAGGACGCGGGTATCGCAGTGTGTCTGAGCTCAGAGTGCCCTGGTATGGGAAATATCTCTCCTACGGGAAACACCTAGAGCACCTCTTCTACATCTGACGCTGGAATAGCCCAGGGGGACGTAGCTCCCTGCAAGAGGAGGCGCGTGAGCCAGGCATGGGGCACAGCCTGGGTTTTGCTGGCCAGAGAGCAAAAGCCACCGGGTTTTGTTTTCAGGGGACAGCCTGGTACGGGCACGTCGCTGACTATATATCCACAGGTTGGCTGCAAGGCGGTGGTGACTCTCTTCCTCTATTTTCTGGCCACCAACCACTACTGGATCCTGGTGGAAGGTCTCTACCTGCACAGCCTGATCTTCATGGCCTTCCTCTCCAACAAGAACTACCTGTGGGTCCTCATCATCATCGGCTGGGGTAAGCATGGACCCCAACCCAATGCTGTGGCCGCTGAGACCAACTGGGAACTGTGGCATCAGCCACGGCTGCGTGGCACTGAGTGCCCAGACAAGGGCAGTGGGGTGCAGACCAGCTGCCAGGAGCTGGTTCTGTCTGCAAACGTGGAGCTTCATCCCCACTCCTCACTCTGGTTCCTGCCCCTCCAGGTCTCCCCGCTGTGTTTGTGTCTGTCTGGGCCAGCGTCAGGGCCTCCCTGGCGGATACAGAGTACGTAGGTCCACCTTCGCCAACAGGCCTTTGGGGAGGGAAAGACTGGTtgcaaatgcaaatgcaaaatatccCTGGGCACCAGAACTTTTGGAAAATGAAAGTTTCCAAAAAGAACAAGAGGAGTGGACACATACACATGTACAAGGCTCGTTCATAAAATCGTCAGTAATCCAGACCGAAAGtggttttgttctgcatttctgaGGAAGATGGATGCAGGTTTACACCATGAATTGATCAATAAACAGTGCAAAGGTGACTGCTAAAGGGCATGTTCTAAagttaagcattttaaaaggagaaaggcCACCAAACGTACAGCAGTTTTAGATGAGTTGGCCAAGGAGCCCTCAGGAACACTGATGCTAATTGAGAACTGATTTGCAAGGCTGTGATGGTTACGAATCCCAGTAGTATGGCTGCTCTTGGGTCAAGATTTACACAGACTCCACAAAGGGAGGGAAGGGTGGGAGGATGGGGATGTTGGCTGGGGGCACGGGGAGCCATCAGCCGGCAATTTTCCTTACCAGTGATTTCAGGTTTCTCCAAGGTGTTTCTTTACTGGTCTCTTCAGGTGCTGGGACCTCAGCGCAGGGAACATGAAGTGGATTTATCAGGTCCCCATCTTGGCTGCCATTGTGGTATGAATCCTGTGGCTGAATCTCCTGCTCCTTTTTGGTGAAAGGGGATTGATAGAGACCCAGAGCCGTTCGCTTGTGGTCACTGGGGTTGTGTCCCAGCCACCCTGGCACCCCAGGGCACTGGTCACTCCCCGCTCTGACCACAGCATCACCCCCatatccctgcctgcagctcaccCAGAACTGCCTGTCCTCATCCCAGGGCGCTGCTCAGGCAGACCCGAGGTCACTGCAGGCAACAAAACCACAGCAGGTGTCTGTTGGCAGGTgaacttcttcctcttcctcaacATCGTGCGGGTGCTGGCCTCCAAGCTCTGGGAGACGAACACGGGGAAGCTGGACCCCCGGCAGCAGTACAGGCAAGTGCcggcagcagcaaaaccagccccTGGCCCCGGTCTGGCtcattttctgcctgtttagCTGAGATGGTTCCCCAGAGGGTTGTGGACgaagagcagctgcaggagcaaggGAGGGCAGCAGGACGATGGCAGCCAGCGCTTCGGCAGCTCAGTTTCATTGGAACAGCAGGCTCAGGAGTTCAAGCTCTGTCTGCTCGCCTGCAGGCTGGACACTGTGCAATAGCTATGCACAAAGCAGCTgcggcagcagcagaggctaaAGCGACTGCCCTCTTCGCTAGGGTGCTAACCGACGTCTGCAagggggctgcaggctggctggcagGTCCCCGCTAACGGCTCAGAGCATTTCTCCACTCAGGAAGCTGCTGAAGTCCACGCTGGTGCTGATGCCGCTTTTCGGAGTCCATTACGTGGTGTTCATGGCCATGCCCTACACCGAAGTCTCCGGGGTCCTGTGGCAGATCCAGATGCATTACGAGATGCTCTTTAACTCCTCTCAGGTACGTCGACGTGGGGCTGCCGGCCCGGCTCCAAACACCGAGCGATGCTCGTCCGGGGCGGAGGAGGGACATGTACAGATCCCAGCTCAGGACTCAAACTCCACCTCTGTCTCTTTTGGCAGGGTTTCTTTGTGGCTTTTATCTACTGCTTTTGCAATGGGGAGGTAAGTTAGAAGTgtgagcagctgagctgctgcttccagcCGCTTTAGGGTTGGGGAAGTTAACTCTCAACCCCCAGGCTGGGATaaccagaggggaaaaaaacttggATCCAACCCTCTCAGTAGgatttggaaagcaaaagaaaaaatcactAGGAGTGAAAAccatggggaagggaagggatgcctgtgctgctgggcacCAGCAGCCATCTCCGATCTCTCCTTCAGGTGCAGGCAGAGATTAAGAAAGCCCATTTTCGGAGAAGCCTGGCTCTGGACTTCAAGCAGAAGGCGCGTGCCACCAGCgcggcagggagctgctgctaCGGCGGGCTGGCCTCCCAGGCCACCAGCATGAGCCTCGTGGGGCGAGGGGCAGGGAGCGCGCAGCAACGCGGGCCGCTGCTCCCTGCCCGTGCCAGCCTGCCAGGCTACATCCCCAGCTCCTTTGCCTCGGATAACTTTTTGCCCTGTCCGCCCCAGGAGATGAGCCATAAAGCCTGTGAGGAAAACATAATGGACTTAACAGACCTGAATCAGCGTCACCCCAACCTACACAAAGAGCTGGAGACGATGCTATGAAGTGAACAGTGTGTCTCCCATCCGACCATCCAGCTGTGCCCAGAAAGGTGCCGATCCTCTTGCTTTGAGCTCCTTTTACGCTTGCGTGGAGAGCTACGGTAGGGGATAGCAGCTGGAACGTCACAGTTCCCCTTCCCTCGCAGCCGGTGTGCAAAGGGACCACGTGCTCTCGCTCCTTCTACCCTCCTGGCCCAAAAACAAGCAGCCAGTTCATAACCTCATTTCCTTCCACGGCCAAGTGATTGATGTAAGCGATGTCTGTGCACGCTAAGCCTTGAATCATCACCAGGAAACCATCCTCCAGGCTCAGCCTTACCTCAGCAGTCTGGAAGGTGACTTCAGCTCCAGCGTGTATAAAGCCAAATCTATGAGCCCACAGTCCTGAAGCCTGAGTCCCCCATTTAGCACCAATTCATGCATTGTACAGCCCAGGGCAGGCGGAGCAAATAGCGCCCACAGAGCTATTCTGCAGCTCACCCTGCACTTACTTGCATCCTTGTGCAGCTCACAGGTACTGTGAATCGCCGCACGCGATGCTCAGCCAGAACCAGGGAGCACGAGTCACTGGGAATCGATGGGCTCGGGCAGGGAGGCCAAGCTTCACGGCCTGGGAAGGGCACAGGGAAACACTCGGGTCCCCCAGGCTTTACAGCGCGGTTGTCCATAAACACACAAACCACTGCACGCAAGAGCCTTGGCCCTGTAATATTTCTGCAGGCTAAAAAAGTGAATAAAGACAGTCTGTAGGGCTCGCTTCTGTCCTCAAACTCCATTACTGACTCAGTGGTGTTATGCACAGCGACCGGTgactggaggacagcagagGGTGTAAAGGGCTGGAAACCCAGCCGTGTTCACAGCCAGGCAGGCCTGCTCTCACTGCTCGCTGTCGGGGACAAGGCAGCCCCGACTTCCCCCTGCCTGGAAAAGCTCGTCACCCTGACGGGAAAAGACATTCCCGAGGAGCTCGCAGTGCCCAGCCCAGACAGGTCAGGCAGACCgcaggggaggggagaattACAACATTGTTGGGAGAGGGGGTACATATGCCAGGTAAAATTAAACAGCTTGTTGGTGGTAGCGTGGAGCGTTTCTTCCCTACCTGCTCTAATGAGACACGTTCCCTCAAGGCAGTAATTTAATGATAAAGACAGTGGCAGAGAACATGTAACTAATTCTGGGCATTCCCTGATCTTGCAGCGAAAAGCTAAGATACAAAGTGAGTCACAAGGATGAGAAAGCACTGGAGTGACAGCCAGCCAGGCTGCACgtcagggaagggaagggctcCACGATTCATGTTCTTTAAATGGTCCAGAAGGTGGTGCAGCATCAGGCACATCTGCACCACCTCCCATCCAACAAAGCAAGTGCTGTATGACATGGGAGAGGCTCTTGGCCCAGCTGGGTGGTGGCAATGTTTGCCCCGCTCCGGGGGACGAGAGGCAGAGGGTTGAACTGATGCGCAGGCacagaggcaggagcagaacCCCAGGGTTACACTTCACAAACAAACCGGAGCTTCCTGTCATTGATTTGCTCAGCAGCGAGTTGAGCTCTGGTGTCTTTAGAAGCAAGCGGCACACCCTGCCTCTGCCGGGAGAGAGATTCTCTGTCCGGGGAGTTGGCGTGCCGCTCACACTGCTACCTTGTTCCGCACAGAAGGAACCAACCCTCTCATGTATCTAACACAGACCTGTGAGCTGACGTTTATAGCTCTCTGTCAGTGATCGATATTTACTCACTCAAGTCTCACGAGGCTCCTGGTAGCTGAGAGGGGGGTGAGGAATTTCAATAATCCTATCAAACAGCAGAGGGATGTGTtaaaaagaaggggagaaacCCAAGCATAAGCCACGCACAGGGCGAGTTCCCAGTGGCAGCGAGCTGAGacctgggaagggagggagcagaTGGCAGCTTCAGACCACGGAGCTGTTTTTTCGTTTCGAAACTCAAATCTTCAATTGTGCAGAGTGATAAACCTTAAGCGTGATAAGGATAGCAGAACTCAACAGTTGCTCTAAACCCCCTGCCACACCTGCCCTGGAGAATGTTTGTCTTAACACTAAATATGCAGAGCTCAAACCAGCGCAGTGTGGTTTCTGCCTAGACTGCAATGAGGTAATTCAAGtggaagctattaaaaaaaaatcccaacagatTAGAGCTAGTTAGTGAAGGGTCCCAAATAACCAAGTCGCTGTCTCAACTGAAACCAGTACACATGCAAGTCAGGTCACAAGGCTGTTGCGGAGGTCTCTTCCCAGCTCTACCAATAACACCATGAAAGGCTGGGATGAGCAACGTGCCCTGGGCTGTAACCTTCCCcttgaaaaatggagaaaaagcttttccccGGGAGGCTTTCAAGCTAAAATAGGATTTGCAAAACAAGTTTGAGGTGAAAGATACTGAGGAAAAACACAGCAAGTCTTTTAAAACTACATCCATACAACTGCTGGTGCAGGAAAGGGATGCAGTCAAACCTCCAGCCGGTCAAACCTCCATCCAAATGCCAGATCAGCCAAAGGAAGAAGTGGAGAATAAAAAGCACATGCTAGATGTTTTTGTCCCAGTAATAAAACATTTACTAGAGCAAGCAGAAAGTAAATGCACAGCTGATAAAGAAAACATCACAATGTCACAAAAACCTGACAGTTTCTGATACTTCTTTCAGTAGAAACAAGACAGAGGTGGGTGCTGACATGTTTCAACAAAAGTTCTTCCTTACCTTTgtggtgcaaaaaaaa
This genomic window contains:
- the LOC104042720 gene encoding parathyroid hormone/parathyroid hormone-related peptide receptor-like, whose amino-acid sequence is MAASVPVGGITAALLCCCLLSSAWALVDPDDVLTKEEQIYLLVEAKEKCQRDIKAQLEKIKDTSCLPEWDGIICWPKGSPSQEVSVPCPDYIYDFNHKGHAYRYCSAYGSWAMALSINKTWANYTECALLFSSESRSREKEVFDRLHLMYTIGYSISLASLIVAVCILSYFKRLHCTRNYIHVHLFTSFICRAVSIFVKDVVLYSGTLASETEKMREDDFKAEMGPSPGQRSHLVGCKAVVTLFLYFLATNHYWILVEGLYLHSLIFMAFLSNKNYLWVLIIIGWGLPAVFVSVWASVRASLADTECWDLSAGNMKWIYQVPILAAIVVNFFLFLNIVRVLASKLWETNTGKLDPRQQYRQLLKSTLVLMPLFGVHYVVFMAMPYTEVSGVLWQIQMHYEMLFNSSQGFFVAFIYCFCNGEVQAEIKKAHFRRSLALDFKQKARATSAAGSCCYGGLASQATSMSLVGRGAGSAQQRGPLLPARASLPGYIPSSFASDNFLPCPPQEMSHKACEENIMDLTDLNQRHPNLHKELETML